The genomic interval ttttatacatatgataCTTCATATaacatcaaaatcaaaattacaaaaccGTTGATTTCAAAGGTAAACATGAAAGTCCTGTGtcatgagaaagaaaaaggagaatctcaggaaaataaacgaaacttataataatataagataaatataataaatgaatatatattaaattcttttttatttattaaatgatttttattaaaatttatgaaaattttataaaataatttataattattaatttataataaaaatatatttatattataaaatatatttaatttattataaaataaatctatcagataaataaaatatatatatgataaagaataaatatatatatatatattgtcttataataaaacaacataattataacaaataattaatagatatatataatataataaacttttaaatttatcttattaaagattcacatttatagaaaatactaAAGatgagattaataaattttattaagctCATATATAAAGTTGAatcttctaatatataaacatattcgaCACTTCATTTCTCGAGAACATTAGTTAGattttttgatgaattaaTTGACCGTTAAAGAAGAATTGGATGTAGAAAATGGCAGTCACAgtttctagaaaaataattaaaaagatgccCGGTGCCGATCGAAGCGCGAGTCacagataaattaaaactggTTTCAACTGCCCACTAGTAGTTTGATCTGGGACTTACTAAGTCTCTCAAGAAGCACCTTAAGCTATCATCTTTCTTCTATAAAaacttcttttcaaaattttaaatttctgataaaaataagattaaaattaatttcaagaaaactttttcaataaaaactctaaaatatttcaagtacaaattatataatttatatgaaaagaaaatgaagaaatatacatttaaagaaattacgggaattttaatttttcttattttcattagaaaaagaatagttaataaatagtttaagaattgaaaaaaaattaaaaattgcaaattttagtTTCGAGTTCtaacaataaatttccattcctGCTGCTTGATTGTCTTACTGTTAATTGTAACTACTTCATTCTTCATTGGATAAACAAGAGGAGAGACTGGAAATAATTGCTGCTACtcttaatattgttttctttcaCACACACTATTTTATTAACCCCTCCAAATTACACAACaaagtttgaataaatattctgtTACATTCTATTAACTAAGACTATCCAAAAACAGTAAAGTATtgcaagtaaatatataagtaaacatcacattaattaattaaaatattttatattacacacttaagttataaatataaattatctcgtgaaatgaattattataaaacattgaatattgtgctcaatattgtattaagttgtataaaaatattttttatatttaaaaataacaactaaaataatctttttagcagaatatgttttattaaattttatttaattgtgcgcaataataatttgtaattcaaatttataattttatatttgaaaaaaatatttttatttaatttataaaaaaaaaattataatttttgatcaattttcgaaaaatataattttataaattactttatataacataataatttaaaattaagtactttgtaattaagtattttttttttttggtattattttagtattgtaaatattttattaattgttttaactCTTTCATTATGTTTCATTATTGCTCATATgtgaaataatatctataattttttaaaattcttcttatttcattgaaagataaaaaaattagaaactgGCAGTTTAGGAACAATAGACGGAAgacatttgattaattaaatattcactaagttaagtatttttttttataatacaatattgcCTGAAATTAACATgttcaaataatttgtttccTAACTCAACTAGTTAAGTATTATTTTGaacatttaatacaataaaaagtaatatatttttttttcaaaacctaattaaaattaaattgataattaaatttttctatccatTTTTTGAACAtgtcattattttttctatgaaGATCTACTTCatagatttttttgtaattttatatatatatttttataacttataaaattaaatatggaaTGTTTAAAATCTACAAATTTCAAGCCACaactgattaattaaaaatggaaaaaaaaattaaactttgctGGTATTAACATCTTCCATAATATCTATGTCATCAGAATTAACACCGAAAATATACTTTCTTGGCGCAGTAGtagtatcttttaatatatcatttgagTTGGTATCCGAAATTTGCATTTGTCTGCGATGTATTCGTTTTGCTATTATaggaaaaaacaaattgagatccaattcaattttttgttttttaaacatttgtttCAAGCAGAAGCTAAGGAATAATCCAATAATGAATGTCATCAAAAATCCAAGTGGACAATACCACATATAAGAAAGCCGatacagataaaaataagaatcatctgatttcctaaaataaaataaaaaaacaaaaatatttttattatattttttcagaaatttaatataagaatttcaaaattaaattcattgctTACAATTGCGTTTGTAAGATAGAAATGGTTGCATTTGAACAATCTATATCAGTAACTGGTAATGTTGGTGGTGCAGGTCTGGGTTGTCCAAATGCaatccaaaataaaaatattagggATATAATAGTACCCGTTACGGATCCTATTTCTGTAGCTGTTTCTGTAAGCATTCCGAGTGTAAAAAGGCCAAGAAGTGGACCACCCACTACTCCAAATATTGTTAAACCAgcctataatattaataaacaaaattcatttaaataaaatatgaaagatatttataatatttataatatgatcttttgatataataatgcatAAGAATGAATACTTGTAAAACACCACCCAATAATTGTGCTAAAAACGCTAAAGCAATAGAtataattccataaataaaGGCAAGTAACTTTGCCAGAGTTGTGGACATAGTTATAGAAAATTCCTTATGACAACATTTTTTATACGTTggttttatataatcttctaATGTTACTGCTGCCAAAGAATTCAATGCTGCTGAAATAGTGCTGAGACCAGCACTAAAAAtacctaaaaaaatataaaaatgtgattatttgaattttattaaaatgtaattatttttttgacacatgttataacatatattaacataattatataagttaatatttaatattaagagaagaaatatagtttgtttaaaactttataaaaatcttacctGCTATAAAAAGACCAGGTAAACCAGGTTTATCAGACATAGTATCCATAACATACAATGGCATTAACATATCTGTagatgatattcttttttgaagTAATGGATCACACTtgtaatatttactatatattgcTAATCCTGAGAAACACGTAGTTATTGaaagtaaagataaaattggCCATGATAACCAAAGTGCTTTTTGTGCTGCTTTTATAtctctaaaaatattgtataaattaataacatttcttattttattcattacaatACTTACTTCACTGTTAGCATACGTTGTACTTGAACTTGATTTACTCCATATAGTGATAAAAATGTACATAAACCTCCAAAAATAAGTGACCACCAAGTATGTCGAACTGTGGGGTCTATAGAAATACTAAGAAAAtagtttg from Apis mellifera strain DH4 linkage group LG8, Amel_HAv3.1, whole genome shotgun sequence carries:
- the LOC413556 gene encoding putative sodium-dependent multivitamin transporter isoform X2, coding for MEKIGTLQWEDYLVIAVTLCISVGIGIYYRFSGGRQKTIEEYFIASRSMSIVPVGVALVVSFMSAITLLGVSAENYTYGTQFVVINLSYLIGTPLVCYGFLPVFFKLQATSAYEYLEKRFGIKARTLASFVYWLQLLLYSGVVLYAPALALEATTGISKTGSIIIIGLVCAFYSSIGGIKAVLITDVFQGLLMFISVFVIIITAANEAGSLKRIWEIAEEGNRIQFDSISIDPTVRHTWWSLIFGGLCTFLSLYGVNQVQVQRMLTVKDIKAAQKALWLSWPILSLLSITTCFSGLAIYSKYYKCDPLLQKRISSTDMLMPLYVMDTMSDKPGLPGLFIAGIFSAGLSTISAALNSLAAVTLEDYIKPTYKKCCHKEFSITMSTTLAKLLAFIYGIISIALAFLAQLLGGVLQAGLTIFGVVGGPLLGLFTLGMLTETATEIGSVTGTIISLIFLFWIAFGQPRPAPPTLPVTDIDCSNATISILQTQLKSDDSYFYLYRLSYMWYCPLGFLMTFIIGLFLSFCLKQMFKKQKIELDLNLFFPIIAKRIHRRQMQISDTNSNDILKDTTTAPRKYIFGVNSDDIDIMEDVNTSKV
- the LOC413556 gene encoding putative sodium-dependent multivitamin transporter isoform X3 — encoded protein: MSIVPVGVALVVSFMSAITLLGVSAENYTYGTQFVVINLSYLIGTPLVCYGFLPVFFKLQATSAYEYLEKRFGIKARTLASFVYWLQLLLYSGVVLYAPALALEATTGISKTGSIIIIGLVCAFYSSIGGIKAVLITDVFQGLLMFISVFVIIITAANEAGSLKRIWEIAEEGNRIQFDSISIDPTVRHTWWSLIFGGLCTFLSLYGVNQVQVQRMLTVKDIKAAQKALWLSWPILSLLSITTCFSGLAIYSKYYKCDPLLQKRISSTDMLMPLYVMDTMSDKPGLPGLFIAGIFSAGLSTISAALNSLAAVTLEDYIKPTYKKCCHKEFSITMSTTLAKLLAFIYGIISIALAFLAQLLGGVLQAGLTIFGVVGGPLLGLFTLGMLTETATEIGSVTGTIISLIFLFWIAFGQPRPAPPTLPVTDIDCSNATISILQTQLKSDDSYFYLYRLSYMWYCPLGFLMTFIIGLFLSFCLKQMFKKQKIELDLNLFFPIIAKRIHRRQMQISDTNSNDILKDTTTAPRKYIFGVNSDDIDIMEDVNTSKV
- the LOC413556 gene encoding putative sodium-dependent multivitamin transporter isoform X1, producing the protein MTIFSKERIEIHYRQLKKVRTATRIKIDPCGKTFLFVISVDDVATLLNNSMEKIGTLQWEDYLVIAVTLCISVGIGIYYRFSGGRQKTIEEYFIASRSMSIVPVGVALVVSFMSAITLLGVSAENYTYGTQFVVINLSYLIGTPLVCYGFLPVFFKLQATSAYEYLEKRFGIKARTLASFVYWLQLLLYSGVVLYAPALALEATTGISKTGSIIIIGLVCAFYSSIGGIKAVLITDVFQGLLMFISVFVIIITAANEAGSLKRIWEIAEEGNRIQFDSISIDPTVRHTWWSLIFGGLCTFLSLYGVNQVQVQRMLTVKDIKAAQKALWLSWPILSLLSITTCFSGLAIYSKYYKCDPLLQKRISSTDMLMPLYVMDTMSDKPGLPGLFIAGIFSAGLSTISAALNSLAAVTLEDYIKPTYKKCCHKEFSITMSTTLAKLLAFIYGIISIALAFLAQLLGGVLQAGLTIFGVVGGPLLGLFTLGMLTETATEIGSVTGTIISLIFLFWIAFGQPRPAPPTLPVTDIDCSNATISILQTQLKSDDSYFYLYRLSYMWYCPLGFLMTFIIGLFLSFCLKQMFKKQKIELDLNLFFPIIAKRIHRRQMQISDTNSNDILKDTTTAPRKYIFGVNSDDIDIMEDVNTSKV